The DNA sequence ACCACTTTTATACAGCCATAAAATCTTTGTTTTTCATAATTATGAAGTTAGTTCTGTAAAAACCGAATAAAGCAGAAGACCTTCTCTGCAGGCGGACGCTTTCCCCGTTAGTTCGTCATCAGCTGAATTCCCCAAAAAGATCTTCTCAAAATTGGATCCTCAGACGGTTCTCTAAACCTTCTGGAGTGCCCGTCTTTTGCTGCGATCATTCTTTAATAAGCAATGGAGGAACGCCTTTTTTCCGACAAGGCAGAGTGCACAAAACAGAAAAAACTGCTGGAATATACATCCAACAGTTTTTGATCCATCTTTCACTATAATTAAAAATCTACTTTCTCCTGATTGGTAACTACGAGAAGAGTTTTGCCTTTGTCAAGTTCTTCTTCCAGTTCAGACGCTTTATCCGCACTAATACCAATTTCTTTCATTTTGGTTTGAAGCGTATTCCCTTTACCGCGGAAAATATTTTTTAAAGAAGTTCCCAGTCCCTGCTCACTCACACCAATTTTATTGGCATCAGTTGATTTACGGTTTCTTCTTGCATGTCCGTAATCAGAATTTAATACATAAATATCATCATCACGTATACCATCTTTTCTCAATTTTCCGATCGATTCACTTAGTGTTTCGTCGTTGTGAAATAATTTGTATTTTGGATCCACTGTTATTCCTCCTCAGAAATTAATAATCTTATTTTCTAAAGAATGCAGTATATAAAATATACATTGCCCTCTTTACAAAGCTTCCTGATGATACACGTTCCCTCTATTGACTAAATTAAATCCTATTATACTAACAATTCTTAAAAGCATGGTTGATCAATAAACCATTAAACAAGTATGATAAAGAAGGAATTTATTTAAAAGTGCTGTTAACGTTTGTTGTTGTCAATTTTCAGGAATTTTAATTATGGTCTGTACTATTTCCGAATATGAAAAGCCATTGATCGGGTAGATTACTGACTCATGGACGTCCCATACTTACAAAACAGGAAAGGGACTGCCATCAGCTTTTCATGCGCAGCCGTTTTTCAATAACACTCGATTTTAACAGAATCAATCAGAAAGAGGGTTACATAATTATGTCCTATGAAATTAATGAAGTAATGCTTTCCGAATCCAAGATCAAACAGCGGGTAAAGGAACTAGGCGCGGAAATTCAAAAAGATTTTAACGACGAACCTGTTGTACTAATTGCTGTTTTGAGAGGTTCTTTTGTTTTCGCTGCCGATCTCATGAGGGAAATGAAAGGGAATATACAGGTGGACTTCATCTCCGTTTCAAGTTACGGAAACCAGACAAAAACGACTGGTAAAGTCCGTCTTCTTAAAGATCTGGATACAAATATTACAAATGAAAATGTAGTTGTCGTAGAAGATATTGTTGACAGTGGATTAACACTTTACTTTTTGATGGATCACCTGAAAATGCACCGGCCTAAACAACTTAAAATATGTACACTTCTCGACAAGCCTGAACGCCGGCAGGTTGACCTTCCAATTGATTACGTTGGTTTTGTCATTCCTGATGAGTTTATCGTCGGATATGGTATTGACTATGCCCAGTATTATCGAAATCTGCCTTATATTGCAAGCGTAAAAGAAGTTTAGCTGCATTCCCCCATGACCTGATTAGTAGTTTATAAAGAAAAGACGAACCTCACTCCGCCCGACGGAAGGGAGGACGAAATCAGCTGAGGCAGGCCCGCTCTGAAAGTGTCCCCATGGAAACGAAAGCGCACGATTATCTACTTTATTTTCAATGCAGTAATAGAAAATACAGCAAAAAACCGTCCCCGTGAGAATTAATTCTCACGGGGACGGCAGCCTGAAGCAACATAAAAAAACTTCATTGATGAAATGATGATATACGAAGACAAAGATATTCGTATTTGTACTTATATTTTACACTAACGCCGCTGATTTTAACGCCGGCTCTACCCATTATAAATACTTTTTTCCAGCATGGCTAAGCAGGTTTAAAAATTTAAATTGCTTTCGATATGATGTACGGTACTTAATCATATAGCAATTTCCCTCTATTCCTTTTATCAGCCCTGCTGGTTAGGTCTTACTATTACTTCATTTACATCTACATGAGTCGGCTGATTTACTGAATAGTAAACCGCTTCTGCAATATCTTTTCCTTGAAGCGGTGTCATTTTATCCAGGCCGATTCCTTTTTTAAGCATTTCCAACGCTTCTTCATCTGTTATCGTATCAGTCAGTTCTGTATCCACAACACCTGGAGAAATAGAAGTAGTCCTTACATTGCTGCCCGCAATTTCTTTCCCGAGACCTTCCATGATTACTCTTGCTGCAAATTTTGTTCCACAGTAAACTGCTCCCGCAGGCATAACTTCATGACCAGCGATGGAAGATGTAGTTATAATGTGACCCTCATTTCTCTCAAGCATATGTGGAAGCACAGCCCCTATGCCATATAAAACACCTTTAATGTTAACATCAACCATCTTTTCCCATTCATCAACCTTCTTATTTTTCATAAAGCTGAGAGGCATTAAGCCTGCGTTATTAAATAAAACATCCACAGCATTAAATTTATCAATCGCAAACTGAATCAGGTTCTCTACCTGCTGCTGAGACGTAACATCCGTTTCTTTGTAGACGACGTTACCAGGCAGATGACTCAGCCTCTCCTGTAATGACTGCAGACGCTCTGTTCTTCTGGCAGCTAAAACGACGTTAGCTCCTTCAGACGCGAACTTCGAAGCCGTTGCTTCGCCTATTCCGCTGCTCGCTCCAGTAATGACTATTGTTTTTCCGTTCCATTCTGTCATAGTATGACCACCTTCTAAAAAATTAGCTTCACCTTTATTTTCGTTCCCTTGTCAGACTTAAAAAAAACCTGAATTATTTATATCAAATTACTAGTATACATAATGTAAATACAGTAAACAAAATCCCGTTCTCCTTATGTTATACGAAGAAGCTCTGTCTGCGCATTAAAATAATCTGTTATTATAGATGAAACCATCTGTCGTTACTTCTATTAGGTATTGGAAAGGAGTTTTTTTATGCTGACGTTGATTACCCGCATTACTGCTTTTCTGCTTGTTATTCTGGTTATCCTATCCTTTACCAGTCATTTCATCGCTGATGCTTTATTCTTTTACATTACAGGACCTGTATTAATTTTATTCGGAGTTGAGGATTACGTGCGCAATAAAAGATTTTACAGCTATTTTCTTTTAACAGCAGGAAGTCTGGTTACTTTCTTCTCGATAATTGCAGGGCTTTAGTTATTGTTCAAAAACTGCTCCCGCTCTTTCCTCTATTCTTTTCGCAGGCCAAGGATGCAGTCAACCTAATTACAGCCAGGAGTACTTACAGAACCTCTATTTAGCAAAAAGTTTCGTTAAAGCACCTTGAATAATCTGTTGTGAAACCAATTTCATAGTATAGGTGACTTAAGAAACTGACGTATAATAAATACGTCAGTTTCTTACTGGTGATCATACTATGTTAGCTCACGTCTTTTTTTCATAGGTATTGAATGTTTAAAGTATTAATTACTCATATTCTGCTATTACGATATTAACTTCATTCGCAAAGTTCTGAAGTTCCTGACGTTCAAGAATATTCACATCAATTATTTGTCTGTCTCCATTACTCGGAGAAACTTCCAGGCGGCTGACGAAACAATGGAGCAGCGGAAATAAAGCCAACCCGAGAACTATAAATGCATTGGTAAGTGCACTCTCTAACAATATGAGTGATGCAAATAACAAGAAGCATCCAATCACAAATCGAAAGAAATAAAATTTAGTATACACATTTACACTCACTAAATTCCTGACAGGATAGGTGATCTCCTGTTTTCCCATTGGAAAAACCCAAAACAGCGTGTTTCTTTTAAAACCCATAAAACGGCGGTCTGACAGATACAAACGATGTCGGAGCCAAAACAAAATAATATTGGGATGAAAGGCATGTTCACGGCGGAGGGATTCTTTAGTTCCGAGTTTCAGTTTCATTAAAAAACACCCCTTATATATATTTTGATTAAACTCCGGTCGAATATTAAACACAGACCGTTCTGTTCCATAAATAATATCACAATTTTCTGACTTTTTTAACATTTTTATTCTTAATAACGAATTTTTTTCTTTTGCCGGCGACTAAATTATGATGTTTTCAGTAAATAAGAAAAGAAGGTCTCGATCAGGGAAAGGAAACCTTCCTTCAAGAACTCAATCAGCTGAACAAAGCATGAAAAAGCCTGTCAGAAGGCATATATCTGACAGGCTTCCGGAAAAGTTTCCTCTGAAACGAAGATTTCTTCATTTTCCGGCAATTGTGATCAGGCCAAGTTCGTTCTCAGTTCGTTTTGAAGATACATATGTAAATCCGTTATCTTTAAGAATTTTACTGATTATTTCTTCTGAGAAGCGGTGCCTCTTCTCCGCTACTCTCCCCCACTGCTCCATCATCGGCCTCTCTTTCTCTGGTAGAAACCGGGCTGCTTCTGCTGCTTTTTCCAATGTCAATGCCGGAGATGGGTTCAAAAGCGCTGCTTTTCCCCCGGGTTTAAGGATGCGATTCATTTCTTTTATCATCTGCTTCGGTTCCGGCATTAAGAATAGAACGCATGTACTGAGAGCTATATCAAAGGATTTTTTTTGAAAAGGGAGACGTTCAGCATCCCCATGCAGAAACTCCACTTTTATTCCCTCCTCTTCAGCAAGGCTCCGTGCAGTTTCTACCATGCCAATGGATAAATCGATACCCGAAGCAGACCTGCATCGGGAAGCTTTTCGGAGAAGGAGTCTTCCGGTGCCGCATCCAATATCAAGGAGGTCTTCCCCATCGAAATGACCGATCCAGCCGCATAGTTCTTCCTGCATTCCTTTAAACCAGTCTGACTGGGCCATTGCATCAAAAAACTCTATTTTTTCATCAAACTCTTCACCCTTAAACTTTTTCATCATTATGCCTGCCTTTCACCTGCCGGATTCCACGTTTCAGGACTTTGCTGCCACTGCTTCAAACTGTCCAGCTGTGAAGCAGTAATTTCCCCCTTTTTTTCAGCAATTTTCGCAAGTTTGGAAAATGTAGTGAGAGAAGTAACAGGATATGGTTTTTCAGCAATGATCTTTTGTGAAGCTTCCAGTTCATACGTAAATATAGCTGCAATCCCGACTATTTCTGCCCCAGCTTCTTCTGCCGCTTGTGCAGCCTGAAAAGCAGAACCGCCAGTTGAAATTAAATCTTCGATAATAACTACTTTCGACCCCGGATCAATTTTTCCTTCAATTTTATTCTGCTTTCCGTGACCCTTACTGGAGGATCGAACATAGGCCATAGGCAGGCCGAGTAATTCTGCCGTCCAGGCCGCATGAGGAATACCCGCAGTTGCCGTCCCGGCTATCACATCAGGATTAAGGCTGCGAATGCTCTCTGCCAAAGCTTCGTAAACTACCTTCCGCTCTTCAGGGTAGGAAAGCAGCAGACGGTTATCACAGTAAATCGGTGATTTCAGACCGGAGCTCCATGTAAAGGGCTTGTCCGGAGATAACGTTACTGCTTCAATGGATAATAATGTTTCGGCTACTACTGTTGCTGTTGATGCATCCATGCGTTTTCCCACTCCTTTTTGTACGTTAAATAGGCAGCTAACGGGTCTTTCTTTTGTGTTATTCCCCGTCCAACTACAATAGCGTCTGTCTGATTCGCAGCAGCTTTCTGCGGAGTAACGATTCTTGCCTGATCATCTGCAGCATCCTCCTGTAAACGGATTCCGGGAGTCACGCAGTAGATATCGTTTCCATATATTCTTTTCAGACTGACAGATTCCCCCGCCGAACAGACGACGCCATCAAGTCCGCTCTTTTTCGTGATGCCGGCGAGGTTTATTACTGATTCATGAAGGGAGAAACTCAGCTGTTGTTCTGATACTACTTGTTCGTTCGTCGTACTCGTAAGCTGAGTAACAGCAACTATGCGGGCTCTTTCTTTATCCGCGGGGGTGCCTGCATAAAGCCCTTCCAATGCTGCTTCCATCATTTTCTGACCTCCAAACGCATGAACATTTACGATATCGATATCAAATGACGCCAGCTGTTGCATCGCACGCTTTACCGTAGTAGGAATATCGTGAAGCTTCAAATCAAGAAAAATTTGATGACCCGAAGCTTTCAGCATATCGAGGACTGGTTTTCCTTCTCTATAAAACAGTTCCATACCAACTTTTACAAAGAGCTTTTCTTTCCCGAAATGCTTAAGCAGTTCTTCTGCCTGCGATTTATTTTCTAAATCTAACGCGATGATGACAGGTTTGGTTCCCATTTATTCCAGCTCCTCCCTGTCAGTTCTGAGATATGACTTACTTCCATTTCTTCGAGCAGACGGTCCAGATCTTTTATCAGATCCGGACAGGCAAAAGGATCACTGAAGTTAGCAGTCCCCACAGCTACTGCAGAAGCTCCGGCCATAAAAAACTCAATTATATCTTCTGCTGAATATATCCCCCCCATCCCGATAATAGGAATGGATACCCGCTGGCTTACTTCATAGATCATACGTATTGCTACCGGTTTAACTGCCGGACCTGATAATCCTCCTGTTTTATTGGCGAGAATTGGGTTCCCGGTACGGATATCGATTTTCATGCCCATCAGCGTATTAATCATGCTTAATCCGTCTGCCCCGGCCTCTTCCACAGCAGCTGCCACCCCGGCGATGTCAGTTACGTTAGGAGAAAGTTTTACATACACAGGAAGAGAAGAGACGGCTTTGACGGCTCTCGTCAATTCTGCAGCCATCTGAGGATCACTCCCAAACTGTAACCCTTCCTCTTTGACATTCGGACAGGAAATATTTAATTCGAGTGCATGTACGTTTGTGGCGTCAGAAATCCTTTCAGCTACCAACACATAGTCTTCTTTTGTTTTCCCTGCTATATTTGCCAGAAGCGGAACATCGTATTTTTCTAGCCACGGCAGTTCATGGGCAAGTATGTGGTCGATACCAGGATTCTGAAGGCCAATTGCATTCAGCATCCCGCTTTCTGTCTCGGCAACCCTCGGCGTATCATTTCCTCTTCTTGTTTCAGGAGTAGCTGCCTTTACTGCCACCGCCCCTAAAACGCTGAGATCATAAAACTCGGCGTATTCCTGGCCAAAGCCAAAACAGCCGGAAGCAGGCATGACGGGGTTTTTCATTTTTAAACCTGGTAATTCAACGTTCAGCCTGTTCATAGCACAACCTCCCCTGCTTGAAATACCGGACCGTCCTTGCATGCTTTGACGTAGGATTTATCGGTTTCAGCTTCTTTTAAATCACATACACATGCCAGACAGGCTCCAACACCGCAGCCCATTCTTTCTTCAAGAGAAATATAGCCGTTTGTACCTGCGGCTTTTTCCACTGCTCTCAGCATCGGTTTCGGACCGCACGTATAGAAAACATCGAATTCTCCTGCTTTTGCAATTGCGTCCGTTACAAAGCCCCTGGTACCGCAGGATCCGTTTTCTGTCGTAACGAATACTTCTCCGAAGCGGCTGAAGGCTTCTGTAAGAAACATCTCTTCCTGCCGCCGGAAACCGAGAATGATTTTAACCCTTTTCCCTTTATCATACAGCTGTTTTGCCAAATAATATAATGGCGGTATTCCTACTCCTCCCCCGATAAGCAGGGCGGTATCATCAGAAGGAGTAATCGGAAATCCTTCACCGAGCGGTCCGAGAGCATCGACTGTATCCCCATCTTTTTTTTCTGCAAGCATGCTTGTCCCCTGTCCTTCCACTCTGTAAATAATGGACAGCTGATCTTCTTCCACATCACATATGCTGATAGGTCTCCTTAACAGCGGATGGCGCCCCCCCAATTTCAGATGCACAAACTGTCCGGGAGTGAGCATGGAACGAACACTTTCCCCTTTCAATTTCATTCGGTAAATCCGTGGTGCAAGGTTTTCCTGGGATATAACAGTTAAATTTTCTTTTTTCATACCATCACCGGTGCTTTCGAAGAAATAGGTTCCGTTGAAAAATGCATCGACTCTATCACCTGCAGTACAGCTTTTGTTGTATCAAGCGATGTGTTGCATACAATGCCGCGTTCAACCGCTTCCCGGCGGATTCTAAAGCCGTCGCTTGCAGGCTGTTTGCCTTTTGTCAGTGTATTAACGATGAATTGAGCTCTTCTTCCAGTAATAACATCAAGCATATCCGGTTTTCCAGTTCCAATTTTAGCTATCGTTTCCACCGGAAGGTCTGATCTTCTGAACAGTTCTGCTGTTCCTTCTGTTGCCATCAGATCAAATCCCAGACAGTGAAACCTTTCTGCAAGCTGAAGTGCTTCCTTCTTATCTTTGTCTGCTACTGTGAATAGCACAGAGCCGTGCATCGGTATTTCCATTCCTGAAGCGATCAGCCCTTTATATAAAGCTTTCTCAAGAGATCGGTCTCTTCCCATAACTTCTCCTGTTGATTTCATTTCAGGTCCAAGCGTAATATCAACACTCCGGAGCTTCTGAAAAGAAAAGACCGGTACTTTGACAGAAACATAATCAGATTCGGGAAGCAGCCCTGTCGTATAGCCCTGAGATTTGAGTGATTGTCCGAGCACGGCCTTTGTCGCTGCCCGTGCCATATTAAATCCGGTAATTTTACTTAAAAACGGCACTGTTCTGCTTGATCGCGGATTGACTTCGAGTACGTAAATATCCTCACCCTGTATAACAAACTGTATGTTCATTAAACCTTTTACGTGAAAACCTTTAGCCAGGCGAATGGTATAGTCCACTATACGCTGTTTAAGAGCTTCAGAAAGCTTATGCGGCGGGTAAACGGCAATGGAATCTCCCGAATGAACGCCGGCTCGTTCGATATGTTCCATAATTCCCGGCACAACGACTGTTTCTCCGTCACTGACGGCATCGACTTCAATCTCTTTGCCTATAAGATAGCGGTCAATTAACACAGGATATTTTTCATTCACACGGACCGCTCGTTCCATATATTTCAGAAGTTCTTCCTCATGATAAAGGATTTCCATCGCGCGGCCTCCGAGAACGTAGGAAGGTCGGATCAAAATAGGATAACCGATTCTTTCGGCAATTTTTCGTGCCTCCACAACAGAGGTTGCTGTTTTTCCAAGCGGCTGCGGAATGGACAATGCTGAGAGTGTCGCTTCAAATTTATCACGGTCTTCGCATGCGTCGATATTTTTTAAGTCCGTGCCGATAATTTTCACGCCGCGTTTTTCCAATCCGTCTGCCAGGTTAAGGGCTGTCTGGCCTCCGAACTGCACTATTACACCTTGAGGACGCTCATTACGGACGACATTCATGACATCTTCCACTGTGAGCGGCTCAAAATAAAGCTTGTCGGAAATTTCAAAATCGGTGGAAACGGTCTCCGGATTATTGTTAATAATAATTGCTTCATAACCTGATTCCCGGATTGTCTTTACTGTATGGACAGTGGCATAATCAAATTCAATTCCCTGCCCGATTCGAATAGGACCTGAACCGAGAACAAGAATGGATGGTTTACCCGTGGGAAGAGCTTCGTTTTCTTCTTCGAAAGTACTGTAATAGTAAGGCGTTTCTGAATCGAACTCGGCTGCACAGGTGTCTACCATTTTAAATACCGGATAAGCCCCGAGTTCTTTCTGTTTCGATTCTGCTTCTTCTAAAGAGTTGCTGCAGAAATAAGCCAGAGCCTCATTGGAGAAGCCTGCCCGCTTCGCATCATGAAACAACTCATCAGTCTCCCTTTCTGCTAACTGCTTTTCAAGATGTACGATACGGGCTATTTCATAAAGAAAATAACAGTCAATTTTAGTCAGTTCATGCAGCTCTTCGATTGTTGCTCCCTGCCGCAGGGCTTCGGCAGTATAAAGAAGCCTTTCATCATCTTCGGCGGCAATCTTTTCAGTTAATTGCTCACCTGACAGTTTTACCTTTGGCATTAAGTGAAACAAATCCACTTCCGCAGAACGCACG is a window from the Alkalicoccus halolimnae genome containing:
- a CDS encoding dihydroorotate dehydrogenase electron transfer subunit; translation: MKKENLTVISQENLAPRIYRMKLKGESVRSMLTPGQFVHLKLGGRHPLLRRPISICDVEEDQLSIIYRVEGQGTSMLAEKKDGDTVDALGPLGEGFPITPSDDTALLIGGGVGIPPLYYLAKQLYDKGKRVKIILGFRRQEEMFLTEAFSRFGEVFVTTENGSCGTRGFVTDAIAKAGEFDVFYTCGPKPMLRAVEKAAGTNGYISLEERMGCGVGACLACVCDLKEAETDKSYVKACKDGPVFQAGEVVL
- the pyrE gene encoding orotate phosphoribosyltransferase translates to MDASTATVVAETLLSIEAVTLSPDKPFTWSSGLKSPIYCDNRLLLSYPEERKVVYEALAESIRSLNPDVIAGTATAGIPHAAWTAELLGLPMAYVRSSSKGHGKQNKIEGKIDPGSKVVIIEDLISTGGSAFQAAQAAEEAGAEIVGIAAIFTYELEASQKIIAEKPYPVTSLTTFSKLAKIAEKKGEITASQLDSLKQWQQSPETWNPAGERQA
- the hpt gene encoding hypoxanthine phosphoribosyltransferase produces the protein MSYEINEVMLSESKIKQRVKELGAEIQKDFNDEPVVLIAVLRGSFVFAADLMREMKGNIQVDFISVSSYGNQTKTTGKVRLLKDLDTNITNENVVVVEDIVDSGLTLYFLMDHLKMHRPKQLKICTLLDKPERRQVDLPIDYVGFVIPDEFIVGYGIDYAQYYRNLPYIASVKEV
- a CDS encoding SDR family oxidoreductase, whose amino-acid sequence is MTEWNGKTIVITGASSGIGEATASKFASEGANVVLAARRTERLQSLQERLSHLPGNVVYKETDVTSQQQVENLIQFAIDKFNAVDVLFNNAGLMPLSFMKNKKVDEWEKMVDVNIKGVLYGIGAVLPHMLERNEGHIITTSSIAGHEVMPAGAVYCGTKFAARVIMEGLGKEIAGSNVRTTSISPGVVDTELTDTITDEEALEMLKKGIGLDKMTPLQGKDIAEAVYYSVNQPTHVDVNEVIVRPNQQG
- a CDS encoding methyltransferase domain-containing protein; translation: MMKKFKGEEFDEKIEFFDAMAQSDWFKGMQEELCGWIGHFDGEDLLDIGCGTGRLLLRKASRCRSASGIDLSIGMVETARSLAEEEGIKVEFLHGDAERLPFQKKSFDIALSTCVLFLMPEPKQMIKEMNRILKPGGKAALLNPSPALTLEKAAEAARFLPEKERPMMEQWGRVAEKRHRFSEEIISKILKDNGFTYVSSKRTENELGLITIAGK
- the pyrF gene encoding orotidine-5'-phosphate decarboxylase, yielding MGTKPVIIALDLENKSQAEELLKHFGKEKLFVKVGMELFYREGKPVLDMLKASGHQIFLDLKLHDIPTTVKRAMQQLASFDIDIVNVHAFGGQKMMEAALEGLYAGTPADKERARIVAVTQLTSTTNEQVVSEQQLSFSLHESVINLAGITKKSGLDGVVCSAGESVSLKRIYGNDIYCVTPGIRLQEDAADDQARIVTPQKAAANQTDAIVVGRGITQKKDPLAAYLTYKKEWENAWMHQQQQ
- a CDS encoding dihydroorotate dehydrogenase is translated as MNRLNVELPGLKMKNPVMPASGCFGFGQEYAEFYDLSVLGAVAVKAATPETRRGNDTPRVAETESGMLNAIGLQNPGIDHILAHELPWLEKYDVPLLANIAGKTKEDYVLVAERISDATNVHALELNISCPNVKEEGLQFGSDPQMAAELTRAVKAVSSLPVYVKLSPNVTDIAGVAAAVEEAGADGLSMINTLMGMKIDIRTGNPILANKTGGLSGPAVKPVAIRMIYEVSQRVSIPIIGMGGIYSAEDIIEFFMAGASAVAVGTANFSDPFACPDLIKDLDRLLEEMEVSHISELTGRSWNKWEPNLSSSR
- the carB gene encoding carbamoyl-phosphate synthase large subunit; amino-acid sequence: MPKRTDIKKILVVGSGPIIIGQAAEFDYAGTQACHALKEEGYEVILVNSNPATIMTDETTADRVYIEPLTTEFVSSVIRKERPDGIIATLGGQTGLNLVMDLSNLGILERYGIELLGTDLEAITKAEDRQAFRALMNELDEPVPDSDIVHTIEEAKVFTERIGYPVIIRPAYTLGGTGGGMAYEESQLEEIMANGLYASPVHQCLIEKSIAGFKEIEYEVMRDGNDQAIVVCNMENIDPVGIHTGDSIVVAPSQTMSDREYQLLRNASLRIIRALGIEGGCNVQCAMDPDSEQYYIIEVNPRVSRSSALASKATGYPIAKLSAKIAVGYHLDELVNPITKTTYASFEPALDYIVTKWPRWPFDKFDSANRTLGSQMKATGEVMAIGRTFSESLLKAVRSAEVDLFHLMPKVKLSGEQLTEKIAAEDDERLLYTAEALRQGATIEELHELTKIDCYFLYEIARIVHLEKQLAERETDELFHDAKRAGFSNEALAYFCSNSLEEAESKQKELGAYPVFKMVDTCAAEFDSETPYYYSTFEEENEALPTGKPSILVLGSGPIRIGQGIEFDYATVHTVKTIRESGYEAIIINNNPETVSTDFEISDKLYFEPLTVEDVMNVVRNERPQGVIVQFGGQTALNLADGLEKRGVKIIGTDLKNIDACEDRDKFEATLSALSIPQPLGKTATSVVEARKIAERIGYPILIRPSYVLGGRAMEILYHEEELLKYMERAVRVNEKYPVLIDRYLIGKEIEVDAVSDGETVVVPGIMEHIERAGVHSGDSIAVYPPHKLSEALKQRIVDYTIRLAKGFHVKGLMNIQFVIQGEDIYVLEVNPRSSRTVPFLSKITGFNMARAATKAVLGQSLKSQGYTTGLLPESDYVSVKVPVFSFQKLRSVDITLGPEMKSTGEVMGRDRSLEKALYKGLIASGMEIPMHGSVLFTVADKDKKEALQLAERFHCLGFDLMATEGTAELFRRSDLPVETIAKIGTGKPDMLDVITGRRAQFIVNTLTKGKQPASDGFRIRREAVERGIVCNTSLDTTKAVLQVIESMHFSTEPISSKAPVMV
- a CDS encoding general stress protein; protein product: MDPKYKLFHNDETLSESIGKLRKDGIRDDDIYVLNSDYGHARRNRKSTDANKIGVSEQGLGTSLKNIFRGKGNTLQTKMKEIGISADKASELEEELDKGKTLLVVTNQEKVDF